In Topomyia yanbarensis strain Yona2022 chromosome 2, ASM3024719v1, whole genome shotgun sequence, one DNA window encodes the following:
- the LOC131680627 gene encoding chymotrypsin-2-like, with protein sequence MKVVQSFSLVGVLALYGLVTANADEQQTKIVGGEMAKESVPYQISLQVLINSFYGLGPRTWTHNCGGSIIAPYYVVSAAHCLNGIEAPRMSIIYGTKDLRNDGSKGTRTLVKSYKIHPDYVELDRCDIGLIRVVDQFVYSANVKPIKYSADPVAGGVPCSLTGWGYTIPIRIGRTPKDLQRAELTTITNEECKSRGFPVNPTEICTFTRFGQGACGVS encoded by the exons ATGAAAGTGGTGCAAAGTTTTTCGCTGGTTGGCGTCCTGGCGCTTTACGGTCTAGTGACCGCCAATG CTGATGAGCAGCAGACTAAAATAGTTGGAGGTGAAATGGCAAAAGAGTCGGTTCCATACCAGATTTCACTGCAGGTGCTGATAAATTCGTTCTACGGACTTGGCCCGCGAACTTGGACTCACAACTGTGGAGGTTCGATCATCGCTCCGTACTACGTCGTTTCGGCAGCACACTGTTTAAATGGTATCGAGGCTCCACGGATGTCGATCATATACGGGACAAAGGATCTGCGCAACGATGGTAGTAAGGGAACTCGAACCCTGGTAAAATCGTACAAGATTCATCCGGATTATGTGGAACTGGATCGGTGCGATATCGGCCTCATTCGGGTGGTGGATCAATTCGTTTACAGTGCAAACGTGAAGCCGATTAAGTATTCCGCTGATCCAGTTGCTGGCGGAGTTCCTTGTTCGCTGACCGGTTGGGGTTACACAATTCCCATACGCATCGGAAGGACACCGAAGGATTTGCAGCGAGCTGAGCTTACCACAATTACGAACGAAGAGTGCAAGAGTCGAGGTTTTCCAGTGAATCCGACTGAGATCTGCACGTTCACCCGGTTCGGACAGGGAGCATGTGGGGTAAGTTGA